A region of Pyxidicoccus parkwaysis DNA encodes the following proteins:
- the traB gene encoding outer membrane exchange protein TraB, with amino-acid sequence MKPSHLSLLLLALGLSTAASAQPDTRFNVQLFRPSGAPQDLVVVQQSRPLSHLSVAGGPYFSYSVNPLTLVPEGGDVGKISLVGNRLQLDAMATVGLFDWAEVGVDMPLILAQGGQNLEVIGTEGSVESFVPGDLRLTGKLAIPGLRRPAEGKGFGAALTLNVSFPTGVQEAFAGDGELTWAPGMVLDYRFGNGILLALNGGFWKRPDHVFAGASVGDMLPFGIGTEVPILRGSGITAVGMVHGAVGLEKLPDEPRQVPAELLLGLRWYSSTGLTFTFGGGAGCGCSLASPNLSFFTSIIWIPAKTREWEALEKFKDPPEPTPPPPPPVDPDGDSVIGEGDLCPDVPGPVANSGCPDTDRDGDTVVDRLDKCPDQPAGKKGRDGCPLARRDGNKIVILEQVNFATDQDVILSESFPILEEVARVMNENPEVDRILVEGHTDARASDAYNLDLSKRRAASVVRFLIESGVAAERLCSQGFGRSRPLADNNTEEGMALNRRVEFTIQPPSDGPRPPCPDELDKKVKRVRPKTLVPKAPAPATVPKK; translated from the coding sequence CCTCCTGGCGCTGGGGCTGTCCACCGCCGCCAGCGCCCAGCCGGACACGCGCTTCAACGTCCAGCTCTTCCGCCCCTCCGGCGCCCCGCAGGACCTGGTGGTCGTGCAGCAGTCACGACCGCTGTCGCACCTGTCCGTGGCCGGAGGCCCCTACTTCAGCTACTCGGTCAACCCGCTCACGCTGGTGCCCGAGGGCGGTGACGTGGGGAAGATTTCCCTCGTCGGCAACCGCCTCCAGCTCGACGCCATGGCCACCGTGGGCCTCTTCGACTGGGCCGAGGTGGGCGTGGACATGCCGCTCATCCTCGCGCAGGGCGGACAGAACCTGGAGGTCATCGGCACCGAGGGCTCCGTGGAGAGCTTCGTCCCCGGTGATTTGCGCCTCACCGGCAAGCTGGCCATCCCCGGCCTGCGCCGCCCCGCCGAGGGCAAGGGCTTCGGCGCCGCGCTGACGCTCAACGTGAGCTTCCCCACCGGCGTGCAGGAGGCGTTCGCCGGTGACGGCGAGCTGACGTGGGCGCCGGGCATGGTGCTCGATTACCGCTTCGGCAACGGCATCCTCCTCGCGCTCAACGGCGGCTTCTGGAAGCGGCCGGACCATGTCTTCGCTGGCGCGTCGGTGGGCGACATGCTGCCCTTCGGCATCGGCACCGAGGTGCCCATCCTGCGCGGCAGCGGCATCACCGCCGTGGGCATGGTGCACGGCGCGGTGGGCCTGGAGAAGCTGCCCGACGAGCCCCGGCAGGTGCCCGCGGAATTGCTCCTCGGCCTGCGCTGGTACAGCTCCACCGGCCTCACCTTCACGTTCGGCGGTGGCGCGGGCTGCGGGTGCTCGCTCGCGTCGCCCAACCTGAGCTTCTTCACGTCGATCATCTGGATTCCGGCGAAGACGCGCGAGTGGGAGGCGCTGGAGAAGTTCAAGGACCCGCCGGAGCCCACGCCTCCGCCCCCGCCGCCGGTGGACCCGGATGGCGACTCGGTGATTGGCGAGGGCGACCTCTGCCCGGATGTGCCCGGCCCCGTGGCGAACTCGGGCTGCCCGGACACGGACCGCGACGGCGACACCGTGGTGGACCGGCTCGACAAGTGCCCGGACCAGCCTGCCGGCAAGAAGGGCCGCGACGGCTGTCCGCTGGCGCGCCGCGACGGGAACAAGATTGTCATCCTGGAGCAGGTGAACTTCGCCACGGACCAGGACGTCATCCTCTCCGAGTCCTTCCCCATCCTCGAGGAGGTGGCCCGGGTGATGAACGAGAACCCGGAGGTGGACCGCATCCTCGTGGAGGGCCACACCGACGCGCGAGCGAGCGACGCGTACAACCTGGACCTGTCCAAGCGCCGCGCGGCCAGCGTGGTGCGCTTCCTCATCGAGAGCGGCGTGGCCGCGGAGCGGCTGTGCTCGCAGGGCTTCGGCCGCAGCCGGCCGCTGGCGGACAACAACACGGAAGAGGGCATGGCGCTCAACCGCCGCGTCGAGTTCACGATTCAGCCGCCGAGCGACGGGCCGCGCCCGCCGTGCCCGGATGAGCTCGACAAGAAGGTCAAGCGCGTGCGTCCGAAGACGCTGGTGCCCAAGGCCCCGGCGCCCGCCACGGTGCCGAAGAAGTAG